TCCTCGACCGCGTGCCAACCGCCGAGAACCTCGCCCGCATCGCCTTCGAACGCCTCGATGCGGTTTATCGCGACACCTACGGCAATCATCTCCGACTTGAACAGGTCCGACTCTACGAAACGCCCAACTGCTGGGCCGATGCGCTGCGCACCAGACTGGATTGAGGCGAAAACTCCCCCTATACTGCCAGAACACGGCAAGCACATCGACAGTATGGGCACGGAGGGGGAGATGGAAAACAGAAAGTCCTGCCTGGCCAGGCGAGCACTGCGCCAACTGAACTTCGGGTCGGCATGAGCCAGCCCCCGGCAAAATCCCCCAAAACCGCGCTGGTCCTGACCGGCGGCGGTGCCCGGGCAGCCTATCAGGTCGGCGTCCTGCTAGCCGTCGCCAAACTGGCACCGAAACGCCGGCAAAATCCCTTCCCGATCCTGTGCGGCACGTCTGCTGGCGCCATCAACGCGACTAGTCTGGCCTGTCTGGCCGACAATTTCGGCAAGGCAGTCGGTGTCCTCGCCACCTTCTGGCGCAATATGCACGCTGCCGACATCTACCGTGCCGACCCGCTCGGCATCGGCGTCTCGGGCGCCCGCTGGATGACCTTGCTGACCCTGGGCTGGCTCATCGAAAGCCGACCGCGCTCGCTGCTCGACAACGCCCCCCTGCGCGAATTACTGACCCGCCAGCTCGACTTCAGCGGCATCCAGCGCTCAATCGCCAATGGCGCCCTGCACGCCCTGAGCATTTCTGCCTCTGGCTACGAATCAGGCGACAACATCAACTTTTTCCAGGGCCACCCCGATGCCCAGCCCTGGCACCGCGTCCAGCGCATCGGCCTGCGCGCTGAAATCAGCGTCGATCATCTGCTCGCCTCCAGCGCCATTCCATTCATTTTCCCGGCCACCAAAATCCATCGCGAATACTTCGGCGACGGCTCCATGCGCCAGCTCGCACCGATCTCACCGGCCATTCACCTGGGGGCCGAACGCGTCCTCATCATCGGCGCCGGACGCAAGCACGAACATCAGGAACGGCGCGAGGTCGACACCCACCCCTCGCTCGCCCAGATTGCCGGCCATGCCCTGTCGAGCATCTTCCTTGACAGCCTGGCTGTCGACATCGAGCGCATGCAGCGAATCAACCGCACCATCTCGGCCATACCGCCCGAAGTGCGGGAAAAAGCGGACATTCCGCTACGACCGATCAAAGCCCTGATCATCTCCCCCTCCGAACGCCTCGACCGCATCGCCGCCAAACACGCCGAAGCCCTGCCCTGGGCCATGCGCATGATGCTCGGGGGAATCGGCGGCATGAACCGACGCAACGGCGCGCTGACCAGCTATCTGCTCTTCGAAAAGCCCTATACGCGAGCCTTGATCGACCTCGGCTACGCCGACACCATGGCGCGCTCACAGGAAGTCGGCGACTTTCTCGATCTGTGAGGTAGCGCGTATCTCACTAACGGCCAGAGGCATATGCCGGCAACAGACGCAAAAAAAGCCGAAATCCAGGATAAACCTGACATTTTCGGCCCTTGCCTGACGACGTAAAGCATTTGGTGCCTTGGGCGAGACTCGAACTCGCACAGCTTGCGCCACTACCCCCTCAAGATAGCGTGTCTACCAATTTCACCACCAAGGCTGCGGCATCCGGAGATGCTGACTTGCTTCATACGTCGATGAAGGGGCGTAATTCTAGCGAAAATTTCGGGGGGCGTTAAGCTTTTTCAGTGATAAAAGGCATAGCCGATGAGGATGGCCCCGACCAATCCGACCGCATCGGCAATCAGGCCACCGGCCAGCGCGTAGCGGGTCTTGGTGATGCCGACGCTGCCGAAATAGACGGCCAGCACATAAAAGGTCGTTTCGGTGGAGCCCTGGATAATCGCTGCCAGCTTGCCCTGGAAGGAATCGACCCCATAGGTCGTCATGACATCTACCATCAGTCCCCGCGCGCCGCTGCCGCTCAAGGTTTTCATCAGGCCGACCGGCAAGGCCGGGACGAAATCGGCGTTGAGCCCGAGCGCCAGAACAACGCTGCGAATGGCACCAATCAAGGCATCCATGCCCCCCGTCGTGCGAAAGACCGAAATTGCCACGAGCATGGCGATCAGGTAGGGAATGATCTGCACGGCAACGCCAAACCCTTCCTTGGCCCCCTCAACGAAGCTCTCGTAGACATCGATGCCGCGCCACGCGGCAACGGCGACGAAGAGCACGATAAGGGAAACAATGATGCCGCTGCCGAGCAACCCGATCATCTGTGCCATCTGTTCCGGCGGCATGCCGGCCAGCCAGAAATAGAGTCCGCCCATCAACGCCGCGAAGCCGGCAAAGAAGGCCAGCACCGGCTTGCAGAACAGATTGATGCGCTGCCAGATGGCGACTGCCACCAAGCCAGCACAGAACGACACAAAGGTGCCGAGCAGGGTAGGCAGAAAAATATCGGCAGCATTGAAGCCGACCAACCCCTGCTTGAGAGCGATGCTCTGGCGGATGGCGATAACCGACGTCGGAATCAGCGTGATGCCAGCCGTATTGAGCACCAGAAACATGATCATCGGATTGCTGGCGGTATCCTTCTTCGGATTGATCTCCTGCAATTCGCGCATGGCCTTGAGGCCGAGCGGCGTCGCCGCATTGTCGAGACCGAGAATATTGGCGCTGAAATTCATGACCATGCTGCCGCTGGCTGGGTGGCCGGCCGGAATATCAGGAAAGACACGGCGAAAAAACGGCCCGACCGCCCGCCCGAATAATTCGATCACCCCGCCCCGCTCACCGATCTTCATGACCCCCAGCCACAGGCTCATCACGCCAACCAACCCGAGCGAGATGTCAAAACCGGTCTTGGCAGTATCGAACAGACCATTGAGCACCCGCGTGAAGATGTCGAGATCGCCCTGCAGCAACTGCACCACCGCCGCGACAAAACCGACGAGAATGAAAGCGACCCAGATTTTATTGAGCACGGGCAGACGCAACGTGGTTGAAAGGCAGCCAGTCTAGCCGGCTAGCCAACGACTGTCACCGCGACCGCATCATGCCGCGCACGCCGGCAAGTCCCAGACCGCACACAGGCTCTCGTACTCGGCTTTGGGGAGCTGGACCAGCAAGGGCATGGCCGACGCATCCAGCCAGCCGGCAATCGCTGTCATATCCGCCAGCGCCATCGCCGTGCATCCGGCTGTTGGCACACCGGCGCGCTCCCAGACATGCAGGAAGATGCACGACCCCGCCCCCGCCGCTGGTGGCTCGGCGTTATGCCCGACCACCGCGCCGACGGCATAACGCCCGTCATCGCGCAGCATGTCTTCGCATGACACCCAGTCGGGGCTGGCCACGGCGGAGACATCGACGATCCGGTTGTAATGCACCGAGGCCGGGTCATCAATCGCCTTGAGGTCGAGCGTCGCGGACTGGTAAGGCAGCTTCGCGGAACGGGCGAAAGTACTGTCCGCCGGGGCATAGCCAAACAGCGAGGTGATCGCAAAAATGCCCGCTGGCGCGCAGCCATCACCTTCGCGCTTTTCCGGCCCGCCCGAGCCGACCAGTGGATGGAGCCCCCGCCCCCAGGCCAGTCCGGCCCGGCCAAGGCTGACCGCCACCATCGCGCTGCAGGCATGCCATGAGGCCTCCTTGCCAGCTCGCTCGTAACGCTGCAATTGCCCGGCGGGACTCCCCCAGGATGGGGCAACGACCACCAGCAGTTGCCGGGTGACGCCTAACGGAGCTGGCTGCATTTAGTCATCCCGCGCCGGATTCCTTGCATCGACCCACAGACCGTGCAACAAGGCGCCAACGAATATGGCCGCCAGCGCCATCAGAAGATCGATGTTGCCAGCCCCCAGCCCGGCCAGTGCCGGGCCTGGACAAACGCCACAGATTCCCCAGCCGATGCCGAAAAGAATGCCGCCCAGTAAAGCACTGCCATCCATTTCAAACGGCCGTTGCTGAAAGACGGCGCCGAGCAGGGTATGCCGGCACAGTCGCGGCAGAAGCTGATACACCAACAGATTGATACCAACGGCACTGCCCAGCACGAAGAGCAGGCCGAGATCATCGAAGGTGAGAAAGGCGAGTACCGACTCGGGCCGGATCATCGTCGACCAAGCTAACCCGAAGCCGAAAAGCATTCCGCTGGCCAGCGTTGCCAGCGGCTCAAGAGCGGATAGACGTTGCGACATGCCTAGACCCCCAGCCATTTAAGCAGCGACGCGGTAACGATCCCCGTACCAAGAAAGGTAAGCACCATAACCAAGGACGGCAGTGACAGCGAAGCCATGCCACAAATGCCGTGGCCTGACGTGCAGCCGCCACCCAGGCGCGCGCCAAAACCAATCAACAGGCCGCCCAGCAAAAGTTTCCAGGCTGGAATGTGACTGGCCTCGACCGGCAAACCCGCAAGCACATACACCGCCCCGCCGAGCAGCAGACCAAGCGCGTAAATCAGCCGCCAGCGCCGGCTATCGACCAGCGACGCCTGGCGGAAAAA
The DNA window shown above is from Dechloromonas sp. HYN0024 and carries:
- a CDS encoding patatin-like phospholipase family protein; its protein translation is MSQPPAKSPKTALVLTGGGARAAYQVGVLLAVAKLAPKRRQNPFPILCGTSAGAINATSLACLADNFGKAVGVLATFWRNMHAADIYRADPLGIGVSGARWMTLLTLGWLIESRPRSLLDNAPLRELLTRQLDFSGIQRSIANGALHALSISASGYESGDNINFFQGHPDAQPWHRVQRIGLRAEISVDHLLASSAIPFIFPATKIHREYFGDGSMRQLAPISPAIHLGAERVLIIGAGRKHEHQERREVDTHPSLAQIAGHALSSIFLDSLAVDIERMQRINRTISAIPPEVREKADIPLRPIKALIISPSERLDRIAAKHAEALPWAMRMMLGGIGGMNRRNGALTSYLLFEKPYTRALIDLGYADTMARSQEVGDFLDL
- a CDS encoding nucleoside recognition domain-containing protein gives rise to the protein MLNKIWVAFILVGFVAAVVQLLQGDLDIFTRVLNGLFDTAKTGFDISLGLVGVMSLWLGVMKIGERGGVIELFGRAVGPFFRRVFPDIPAGHPASGSMVMNFSANILGLDNAATPLGLKAMRELQEINPKKDTASNPMIMFLVLNTAGITLIPTSVIAIRQSIALKQGLVGFNAADIFLPTLLGTFVSFCAGLVAVAIWQRINLFCKPVLAFFAGFAALMGGLYFWLAGMPPEQMAQMIGLLGSGIIVSLIVLFVAVAAWRGIDVYESFVEGAKEGFGVAVQIIPYLIAMLVAISVFRTTGGMDALIGAIRSVVLALGLNADFVPALPVGLMKTLSGSGARGLMVDVMTTYGVDSFQGKLAAIIQGSTETTFYVLAVYFGSVGITKTRYALAGGLIADAVGLVGAILIGYAFYH
- a CDS encoding L,D-transpeptidase, which codes for MQPAPLGVTRQLLVVVAPSWGSPAGQLQRYERAGKEASWHACSAMVAVSLGRAGLAWGRGLHPLVGSGGPEKREGDGCAPAGIFAITSLFGYAPADSTFARSAKLPYQSATLDLKAIDDPASVHYNRIVDVSAVASPDWVSCEDMLRDDGRYAVGAVVGHNAEPPAAGAGSCIFLHVWERAGVPTAGCTAMALADMTAIAGWLDASAMPLLVQLPKAEYESLCAVWDLPACAA
- a CDS encoding DUF6691 family protein produces the protein MSQRLSALEPLATLASGMLFGFGLAWSTMIRPESVLAFLTFDDLGLLFVLGSAVGINLLVYQLLPRLCRHTLLGAVFQQRPFEMDGSALLGGILFGIGWGICGVCPGPALAGLGAGNIDLLMALAAIFVGALLHGLWVDARNPARDD
- a CDS encoding YeeE/YedE family protein; this translates as MMFSTLFPNGIGHYAFGGALIGLGVALLYATTGRPGGVSTFFSSSWSWLLRTPFFRQASLVDSRRWRLIYALGLLLGGAVYVLAGLPVEASHIPAWKLLLGGLLIGFGARLGGGCTSGHGICGMASLSLPSLVMVLTFLGTGIVTASLLKWLGV